A portion of the Acanthopagrus latus isolate v.2019 chromosome 21, fAcaLat1.1, whole genome shotgun sequence genome contains these proteins:
- the map4l gene encoding proteoglycan 4 isoform X4: MSFLSGSPWQQPGIISGGSGYGQPSNNHQQQQQQHQQQHKPSTTLSGSSIPAALASSPPSDQHRDCQGQMAPGGQVFGATQGGFKITLTEEDVKLGRGRTQGTLSGSSAEAPGSQSFRMPMLKIEDEGSRVGRAGRLLGSEGQSPSSPMSPNSSPSSSVPSPPISPGRSFPSVPDCMPTSNPNFRQSNLQQNYMGSKDGFYIQGSQVSGPVLHGQERNTLSPCFNGSSRSSPVNEKDKKNTVSSPTPGGLLGSLKENSVTVPTGKQTVKPSLAKQGVVQSTDIAPPSADLTGSKAGLDEGPTASLPSAPAVSEVAETGVERDNLSHTEKGTMGPCTLVGRDEVAIHGQSQDLGQVEDERMGSCATINRETKNSQRSELPQRTAVRRAMSDCSHLSVPMVMDATYPTGMGGLPMMVPNVANFTMMGTACPPRVPYPHAAVRRSLTVSDGTGAAAAMATFMSSPLMTSPVMPSSPPPKRHHGTCETNFLLAVPPHAGASNKTTQDNNMNTTVKSDNKDKQEKTDSVSMKVDKSDTSDKKEKEEQQKKDNGQDKNQKSEKIVKDDEKIEKMNAEKNNKANEKAEKVDKPEKTNKDEKKEEEKKPAEKKEEKGGKGTAKSPTGNGNKTLPSPDSKSKPDMSSTKPNSSKSRPSTLSTNGEATSAKRPSPTTANKKSPVPKAPTPTAAKRPPMATGSAKAARTPENGTAEKRPVPKATSTPRAPANKNGSSVTAANKTAATKNDKTENKTGEPKKPKTTARPRPASTIISATPAASTNGEATSSHRRRVITKPPVPKQTPMEKKPPVPRAPRTPRPINAPTPDLKNIRSKIGSIDNIKYQPGGGKVSSTPNNKASDPSTHAAKARVQIVHKKLDFSHVTSRCGSKDNIKHVPGGGNVQILNKKVDVSKVTSKCGSKDNMKYKPGGGDVKIDSNKPNIKTKSKVGSMDNVGQGNGQANGHKEEKTEEKVSLLPGGTTAPGGVAKENGVKEPTTTPFGGDGLREPLSIDKRITETN, from the exons ATGTCTTTCCTGTCTGGCTCACCCTGGCAGCAGCCTGGCATTATTAGTGGTGGCAGCGGGTATGGACAACCTTCCAATaaccatcaacaacaacagcagcagcatcaacagcaacacaaacctTCAACCACCCTCTCTGGTTCCAGCATCCCTGCAGCCCTggcctcctctccaccctctgaCCAGCACAGGGACTGCCAAGGCCAGATGGCACCAGGGGGGCAGGTTTTTGGTGCTACACAGGGGGGATTCAAAATAACTTTGACGGAAGAGGATGTGAAATTGGGGCGAGGCAGGACCCAGGGGACATTGTCTGGCTCATCGGCTGAGGCACCAGGATCCCAGAGCTTCAGGATGCCAATGCTTAAGATAGAGGATGAGGGGTCAAGGGTAGGAAGAGCAGGTAGGTTATTAGGGAGTGAAGGACAAAGCCCAAGCAGCCCTATGTCTCCCAactcttctccttcctcttcagtACCGTCCCCTCCTATCTCACCAGGGAGATCCTTTCCTTCTGTGCCAGACTGTATGCCTACGTCAAACCCTAACTTCAGACAAAGCAATTTGCAACAAAATTATATGGGCAGCAAAGATGGATTTTACATCCAGGGATCTCAAGTTTCTGGCCCAGTGTTGCATGGTCAGGAGAGAAACACATTGAGCCCTTGCTTCAATGGAAGTAGCAGATCAAGTCCAGTAAATGAAAAGGACAAGAAGAATACGGTCTCATCACCTACACCTGGAGGCCTACTTGGAAGTCTGAAAGAAAATTCAGTTACGGTTCCaactggaaaacaaactgtcaagCCATCTTTAGCAAAGCAGGGTGTTGTGCAATCTACTGATATtgctcctccctctgctgacCTTACAGGAAGTAAAGCTGGTTTAGATGAAGGGCCTACAGCAAGCCTACCTTCAGCCCCAGCAGTAAGTGAAGTAGCGGAGACTGGGGTGGAAAGAGATAACTTAAGCCATACCGAAAAGGGGACAATGGGTCCATGTACACTAGTTGGCAGAGATGAGGTTGCAATTCATGGCCAGTCACAAGATTTAGGTCAAGTTGAGGATGAGAGAATGGGATCGTGTGCTACCATAAACAGGGAGacaaaaaacagccaaagaAGTGAATTACCACAGCGGACTGCAGTGAGAAGGGCAATGTCTGACTGTTCACATCTGTCTGTTCCCATGGTGATGGATGCAACATACCCCACTGGCATGGGAGGCTTGCCAATGATGGTACCTAACGTAGCAAATTTTACCATGATGGGAACAGCATGCCCACCTAGAGTGCCCTACCCGCATGCAGCTGTCCGACGCTCACTCACTGTATCGGACGgcacaggagctgcagctgcaatgGCAACATTTATGTCCTCCCCATTAATGACTTCACCTGTAATGCCATCTTCCCCACCTCCTAAGAGGCATCATGGGACTTGCGAGACCAATTTTTTACTTGCGGTTCCACCCCATGCAGGAGCGTCCAATAAGACTACCCAAGATAATAACATGAACACAACAG tgAAATCTGACAACAAGGACAAGCAGGAGAAGACAGACAGCGTGTCCATGAAGGTGGATAAGAGTGACACCTCtgacaagaaagagaaagaagagcagcagaagaaggaCAACGGCCAGGACAAGAACCAGAAGTCCGAGAAGATCGTCAAAGATGATGAAAAGATTGAGAAGATGAacgcagagaaaaacaacaaggccAACGAGAAGGCAGAAAAGGTGGACAAGCCAGAGAAGACTAACAAAGatgagaagaaggaagaggagaagaagccagctgagaagaaggaggagaagggagggaaaggAACAGCCAAGTCTCCAACAGGCAATGGCAACAAGACTCTGCCAAGCCCTGACAGCAAGAGCAAG CCTGATATGAGTTCAACTAAACCAAACTCATCCAAATCCCGCCCATCCACCCTCTCCACCAATGGTGAGGCCACCTCAGCCAAACGCCCCTCCCCCACTACAGCCAATAAAAAAAGCCCTGTACCCAAGGCGCCCACACCCACTGCCGCCAAGCGGCCACCAATGGCAACTGGCTCAGCCAAGGCTGCCAGG ACTCCAGAAAATGGGACAGCTGAGAAACGCCCTGTGCCAAAGGCCACGTCCACTCCCCGTGCTCCTGCCAATAAGAACGGCTCGTCTGTGACTGctgcaaacaaaactgcag CGACCAAGAATGACAAGACTGAGAACAAGACAGGGGAGCCCAAAAAACCCAAGACTACAG CCCGCCCTCGCCCGGCCTCTACTATCATTTCTGCTACTCCGGCTGCATCCACCAATGGTGAAGCCACCTCCAGTCACCGCCGCCGGGTCATCACCAAACCCCCAGTTCCCAAGCAAACCCCAATGGAGAAGAAGCCGCCGGTGCCCCGTGCTCCTCGAACCCCCCGGCCCATCAATGCTCCAACACCTGACCTTAAGAACATCCGCTCCAAGATTGGATCCATTGACAACATCAAGTACCAGCCTGGTGGGGGAAAG GTCTCCTCCACCCCGAACAACAAGGCATCAGACCCCTCCACCCATGCTGCCAAGGCCAGA GTTCAGATAGTGCACAAAAAGCTGGACTTCAGCCATGTCACGTCTCGCTGTGGCTCCAAGGACAATATCAAACATGTCCCTGGAGGTGGCAAT GTGCAGATCCTGAATAAGAAGGTCGATGTTAGCAAGGTCACGTCCAAATGTGGCTCCAAGGACAACATGAAATATAAGCCAG gtggGGGTGATGTGAAGATTGACTCCAATAAACCGAACATTAAAACTAAGTCTAAGGTTGGTTCCATGGACAATGTTGGGCAAGGCAACGGACAAGCCAATGGACACAAG gaggagaaaacagaggagaaggtGTCTTTACTCCCAGGTGGAACAACAGCACCAGGAGGTGTTGCTAAGGAGAATGGGGTGAAGGAGCCTACAACTACTCCTTTTGGAGGAGACGGACTCAGAGAGCCCCTGAGCATAGACAAACGCATCACTGAGACAA